The Epinephelus lanceolatus isolate andai-2023 chromosome 1, ASM4190304v1, whole genome shotgun sequence genome has a window encoding:
- the LOC117256944 gene encoding sodium- and chloride-dependent GABA transporter 2-like isoform X2: MEGEFLKGNSLEMPAQDSSLAKKTQLLDRGQWASKLEFLLAVAGTLVGLGNLWRFPYLCYKNGGGAFLVPYVLFLLACGIPMFLLETAMGQFTSQGCITCWRHFCPLFEGIGYATQVVIAYAAVSYIVIQAWAFFYLFSSFSAEVPWASCRNAWNTESCVEFDKTNTSSNWTANATTPATEFWERRVLGISEGIEQIGSLRWELALCLLLAWILCYFCVWKGVRSTGKVVYFTATFPYVMMVVLLARGLSLPGAMDGIVYYLYPDPTRLVDPQVWMDAGAQVLFSFGICQGSLTALGSYNQYNNDCYKDTFVLCLVNGGSSFVAGFAIFSVLGFMSYEQGLPISEVAASGPGLAFIAYPRAVAMMPLPQLWAICFFIMVILLGADTQFVSLECLMTSVTDMFPTVFRRAYRRELLLLCLCSVCFFLGLLLVTEGGLYFLQLFDHYVCSGNNLLLLSVFQSIAVGWIYGADRLYDNIEDMIGYRPWPIMKYCWLYVTPAVCMMTYNTVSELSVETTEAAVAVLLPQEPIEPGCHTLPGQPWTS, from the exons ATGGAGGG AGAATTCCTGAAAGGAAACAGCCTTGAGATGCCTGCTCAGGATAGCAGTCTGGCGAAGAAGACTCAACTGTTGGACCGAGGCCAGTGGGCGAGCAAGTTGGAATTTCTGCTGGCTGTGGCAGGGACTCTGGTTGGGCTGGGAAACCTCTGGAGGTTCCCCTATTTGTGCTACAAAAATGGAGGAG GGGCATTTCTGGTTCCCTACGTCTTGTTTCTGCTCGCTTGTGGTATCCCAATGTTCCTCCTGGAGACGGCCATGGGACAGTTCACATCTCAAGGATGTATCACCTGCTGGAGGCACTTCTGCCCCTTGTTTGAAG GTATTGGTTACGCCACCCAGGTTGTGATTGCATACGCTGCTGTGTCATACATTGTCATCCAGGCATGGGCTTTCTTCTACCTCTTCTCGTCCTTCAGCGCTGAAGTCCCATGGGCCAGCTGCAGGAATGCCTGGAACACAG agtctTGTGTTGAAtttgataaaacaaacacatcatcaaattgGACAGCAAACGCAACAACACCTGCAACAGAATTCTGGGA gagACGAGTGCTTGGTATATCTGAGGGGATTGAGCAGATTGGTAGCTTGAGGTGGGAGTTGGCTTTGTGTCTCTTACTGGCGTGGATCCTGTGTTACTTCTGTGTTTGGAAAGGCGTGCGATCCACTGGAAAG GTTGTTTACTTTACAGCCACTTTCCCCTATGTGATGATGGTGGTTCTGTTAGCTCGTGGCCTCTCTTTACCAGGAGCTATGGATGGCATAGTGTACTACCTGTATCCTGACCCGACAAGATTGGTGGACCCTCAA GTCTGGATGGATGCAGGAGCACAAGTGCTTTTCTCTTTTGGGATTTGTCAGGGGAGTTTGACAGCTCTGGGCAGTTACAATCAGTATAACAATGACTGTTACAA gGACacgtttgttttgtgtttggtgaATGGTGGATCAAGCTTTGTGGCGGGGTTTGCAATCTTTTCAGTTTTGGGCTTTATGTCCTATGAACAAGGACTGCCAATATCTGAAGTGGCTGCTTCTG GGCCTGGCTTGGCATTTATTGCCTATCCACGTGCAGTAGCCATGATGCCTTTACCTCAGTTATGGGCTATATGTTTCTTCATCATGGTCATCTTATTGGGTGCTGACACACAG TTTGTGAGTCTGGAGTGCCTGATGACCTCAGTGACAGACATGTTCCCCACCGTGTTTCGAAGAGCGTATCGTCGAGAATTGCTGCTACTTTGTCTCTGCTCGGTTTGTTTCTTTCTTGGGCTCCTTCTCGTCACAGAG GGCGGCTTGTATTTCCTTCAGCTCTTTGATCATTACGTGTGCAGTGGCAACAATCTTCTCCTTCTCTCAGTGTTTCAGTCAATAGCAGTCGGATGGATATATG GTGCAGATCGTCTCTATGACAACATTGAAGACATGATAGGGTATCGTCCGTGGCCGATAATGAAGTATTGCTGGCTTTACGTTACCCCCGCTGTTTGCATG ATGACTTACAATACAGTGTCAGAGCTGTCTGTTGAAACCACAGAAGCTGCAGTAGCTGTACTGCTGCCTCAGGAGCCAATAGAGCCCGGCTGTCACACACTTCCTGGACAACCCTGGACATCATGA
- the LOC117256944 gene encoding sodium- and chloride-dependent GABA transporter 2-like isoform X1, with translation MEGEFLKGNSLEMPAQDSSLAKKTQLLDRGQWASKLEFLLAVAGTLVGLGNLWRFPYLCYKNGGGAFLVPYVLFLLACGIPMFLLETAMGQFTSQGCITCWRHFCPLFEGIGYATQVVIAYAAVSYIVIQAWAFFYLFSSFSAEVPWASCRNAWNTESCVEFDKTNTSSNWTANATTPATEFWERRVLGISEGIEQIGSLRWELALCLLLAWILCYFCVWKGVRSTGKVVYFTATFPYVMMVVLLARGLSLPGAMDGIVYYLYPDPTRLVDPQVWMDAGAQVLFSFGICQGSLTALGSYNQYNNDCYKDTFVLCLVNGGSSFVAGFAIFSVLGFMSYEQGLPISEVAASGPGLAFIAYPRAVAMMPLPQLWAICFFIMVILLGADTQFVSLECLMTSVTDMFPTVFRRAYRRELLLLCLCSVCFFLGLLLVTEGGLYFLQLFDHYVCSGNNLLLLSVFQSIAVGWIYGADRLYDNIEDMIGYRPWPIMKYCWLYVTPAVCMGTFIFSVVKYKPLKFNKTYVYPTWAYALGWFLGLFCVLLVPLWVAFKVSQMKGTLWQNIRQLCRPEIKTHGTAKQPEQCPLNPDNTLTPAANEYKASGGAEMEMQV, from the exons ATGGAGGG AGAATTCCTGAAAGGAAACAGCCTTGAGATGCCTGCTCAGGATAGCAGTCTGGCGAAGAAGACTCAACTGTTGGACCGAGGCCAGTGGGCGAGCAAGTTGGAATTTCTGCTGGCTGTGGCAGGGACTCTGGTTGGGCTGGGAAACCTCTGGAGGTTCCCCTATTTGTGCTACAAAAATGGAGGAG GGGCATTTCTGGTTCCCTACGTCTTGTTTCTGCTCGCTTGTGGTATCCCAATGTTCCTCCTGGAGACGGCCATGGGACAGTTCACATCTCAAGGATGTATCACCTGCTGGAGGCACTTCTGCCCCTTGTTTGAAG GTATTGGTTACGCCACCCAGGTTGTGATTGCATACGCTGCTGTGTCATACATTGTCATCCAGGCATGGGCTTTCTTCTACCTCTTCTCGTCCTTCAGCGCTGAAGTCCCATGGGCCAGCTGCAGGAATGCCTGGAACACAG agtctTGTGTTGAAtttgataaaacaaacacatcatcaaattgGACAGCAAACGCAACAACACCTGCAACAGAATTCTGGGA gagACGAGTGCTTGGTATATCTGAGGGGATTGAGCAGATTGGTAGCTTGAGGTGGGAGTTGGCTTTGTGTCTCTTACTGGCGTGGATCCTGTGTTACTTCTGTGTTTGGAAAGGCGTGCGATCCACTGGAAAG GTTGTTTACTTTACAGCCACTTTCCCCTATGTGATGATGGTGGTTCTGTTAGCTCGTGGCCTCTCTTTACCAGGAGCTATGGATGGCATAGTGTACTACCTGTATCCTGACCCGACAAGATTGGTGGACCCTCAA GTCTGGATGGATGCAGGAGCACAAGTGCTTTTCTCTTTTGGGATTTGTCAGGGGAGTTTGACAGCTCTGGGCAGTTACAATCAGTATAACAATGACTGTTACAA gGACacgtttgttttgtgtttggtgaATGGTGGATCAAGCTTTGTGGCGGGGTTTGCAATCTTTTCAGTTTTGGGCTTTATGTCCTATGAACAAGGACTGCCAATATCTGAAGTGGCTGCTTCTG GGCCTGGCTTGGCATTTATTGCCTATCCACGTGCAGTAGCCATGATGCCTTTACCTCAGTTATGGGCTATATGTTTCTTCATCATGGTCATCTTATTGGGTGCTGACACACAG TTTGTGAGTCTGGAGTGCCTGATGACCTCAGTGACAGACATGTTCCCCACCGTGTTTCGAAGAGCGTATCGTCGAGAATTGCTGCTACTTTGTCTCTGCTCGGTTTGTTTCTTTCTTGGGCTCCTTCTCGTCACAGAG GGCGGCTTGTATTTCCTTCAGCTCTTTGATCATTACGTGTGCAGTGGCAACAATCTTCTCCTTCTCTCAGTGTTTCAGTCAATAGCAGTCGGATGGATATATG GTGCAGATCGTCTCTATGACAACATTGAAGACATGATAGGGTATCGTCCGTGGCCGATAATGAAGTATTGCTGGCTTTACGTTACCCCCGCTGTTTGCATG gGTACCTTCATCTTTTCAGTAGTGAAATACAAGCCTCTCAAGTTTAACAAAACGTACGTCTACCCCACGTGGGCTTATGCTTTGGGCTGGTTCCTCGGACTGTTCTGTGTTCTCCTGGTTCCTCTGTGGGTCGCCTTTAAAGTCAGTCAGATGAAAGGGACGCTATGGCAG